From Pristiophorus japonicus isolate sPriJap1 chromosome 1, sPriJap1.hap1, whole genome shotgun sequence, a single genomic window includes:
- the nr2f1a gene encoding nuclear receptor subfamily 2 group F member 1-A — MAMVVSTWRDPQDDVAGAQGGQSAQAQPGQQQAASGAPHTPQTPGQPGPPSTPLGGSSQSVQLGGEKQQPSQQQQQHIECVVCGDKSSGKHYGQFTCEGCKSFFKRSVRRNLTYTCRANRNCPIDQHHRNQCQYCRLKKCLKVGMRREAVQRGRMPPTQPNPGQYALTNGDPLNGHCYLSGYISLLLRAEPYPTSRYGSQCMQPNNIMGIENICELAARLLFSAVEWARNIPFFPDLQITDQVALLRLTWSELFVLNAAQCSMPLHVAPLLAAAGLHASPMSADRVVAFMDHIRIFQEQVEKLKALHVDSAEYSCLKAIVLFTSDACGLSDAAHIESLQEKSQCALEEYVRSQYPNQPSRFGKLLLRLPSLRTVSSSVIEQLFFVRLVGKTPIETLIRDMLLSGSSFNWPYMSIQ, encoded by the exons ATGGCAATGGTAGTTAGTACTTGGCGAGATCCTCAGGACGACGTGGCCGGAGCTCAGGGCGGCCAGTCTGCACAAGCGCAGCCAGGCCAGCAGCAGGCGGCGTCGGGTGCTCCCCACACCCCGCAGACCCCGGGCCAGCCCGGGCCGCCCTCTACCCCGCTCGGAGGCAGCAGTCAGAGCGTCCAACTGGGCGGCGAGAAGCAGCAACCcagccagcagcagcagcagcacatcgagtgtgtggtgtgtggggataAATCCAGCGGCAAGCACTACGGCCAGTTCACATGCGAGGGCTGCAAAAGTTTCTTCAAGAGAAGTGTTCGGAGAAACTTAACGTACACATGTCGTGCCAACCGGAATTGTCCTATAGACCAGCACCACCGCAATCAGTGTCAGTACTGCCGCCTGAAGAAATGCCTCAAAGTTGGGATGAGGCGGGAAG CGGTTCAGCGAGGAAGAATGCCTCCAACTCAACCAAACCCAGGCCAGTACGCGTTGACGAATGGGGACCCATTGAACGGCCATTGCTATCTGTCTGGATACATCTCCTTGCTACTGCGGGCCGAGCCTTACCCAACCTCTCGGTATGGGAGTCAGTGTATGCAGCCCAACAACATCATGGGGATCGAGAACATTTGCGAGCTAGCTGCACGATTGCTTTTCAGCGCCGTGGAATGGGCCAGGAATATCCCTTTTTTCCCAGATCTGCAGATCACAGATCAGGTGGCTCTGCTAAGGCTGACTTGGAGTGAGTTGTTTGTGCTCAATGCTGCCCAGTGCTCGATGCCGTTGCATGTGGCTCCTCTGCTGGCTGCAGCCGGGCTCCATGCCTCTCCGATGTCTGCAGATAGGGTCGTTGCCTTCATGGATCACATAAGGATCTTCCAGGAGCAAGTCGAAAAACTGAAAGCCCTCCACGTCGACTCGGCAGAATACAGCTGTCTCAAAGCTATTGTGTTATTCACATCAG ATGCCTGTGGCCTGTCGGATGCAGCCCATATAGAAAGCCTGCAGGAGAAATCTCAGTGTGCTCTGGAGGAATATGTGAGGAGCCAGTACCCGAACCAGCCGAGCCGCTTTGGCAAGCTCTTACTGCGACTGCCTTCTCTTCGCACCGTCTCCTCCTCGGTCATCGAACAGCTCTTCTTCGTCCGTTTGGTAGGTAAAACCCCAATTGAAACCCTCATCAGAGATATGTTACTGTCGGGGAGCAGCTTCAACTGGCCTTATATGTCCATCCAATGA